The following coding sequences are from one Streptomyces sp. NBC_01485 window:
- a CDS encoding tyrosine-type recombinase/integrase → MPTSCRTNSRPRERMTGGGARGRFSELVHPNMLTRIDEWASCVARWLPRPRRSGWPVRTWNTSACAHAPTCSASAATRVHLVPSLGAHKLDRLEPEHLERFYGKMQASGSSAGTAHHAHRTIRVALGEAVRRGHVATNAAEIAKAPRLEEEDIEPYTIEEVQSLLVEAAKLRNSARRVIALALGLRQGEALGLHWEDVDLTAGYVRIRKNRLRPKYAHGCGPNPCGRKAGYCPKREQTRREHKSTKSRAGRRTIGLPDPLIKILRQHQEAQERERIAAGADWEGKGYVFASPVGGPLSPNTDFHTWKRLLRDAGVRNGRLHDARHTAATVLLILGVPDVVIDSIMGWEPGGAARMRARYMHVTGTMLRKVAQQVGDALWVLPGTETAAEKTN, encoded by the coding sequence ATGCCTACGTCCTGTCGTACCAACTCCCGGCCACGTGAGCGCATGACCGGTGGTGGTGCGCGGGGACGCTTCTCCGAACTCGTACACCCCAACATGCTTACTCGTATAGACGAGTGGGCAAGTTGTGTGGCAAGGTGGTTGCCGCGGCCCCGCAGGAGCGGGTGGCCCGTAAGGACCTGGAACACCTCCGCCTGCGCGCATGCGCCCACATGCTCGGCTTCCGCGGCCACACGCGTTCACCTCGTCCCCAGCCTGGGTGCTCACAAGCTCGACCGCCTGGAGCCGGAGCACCTCGAACGCTTCTACGGGAAGATGCAGGCGTCCGGGAGCTCCGCCGGCACCGCCCACCACGCTCACCGGACGATCCGAGTCGCCCTCGGGGAAGCGGTCCGGCGTGGCCACGTCGCCACCAACGCGGCCGAGATCGCCAAGGCTCCCCGCCTCGAAGAAGAGGACATCGAGCCTTACACGATCGAGGAGGTGCAGAGCCTCCTCGTCGAGGCGGCCAAGCTCCGCAACAGTGCGCGCCGGGTCATCGCCTTGGCGCTCGGCCTGCGCCAAGGTGAGGCGCTCGGCCTGCACTGGGAAGACGTCGACCTCACCGCCGGGTACGTCCGCATCCGCAAGAACCGGCTGCGCCCGAAGTACGCGCACGGCTGCGGCCCCAACCCGTGCGGCCGGAAGGCGGGCTACTGCCCCAAGCGGGAGCAGACCCGTCGCGAACACAAGTCGACCAAGTCCCGGGCCGGACGGCGCACCATCGGCCTGCCCGATCCGCTGATCAAGATTCTCCGCCAGCATCAGGAAGCCCAGGAGCGGGAGCGGATCGCGGCCGGTGCCGACTGGGAGGGCAAGGGGTACGTCTTCGCCTCGCCGGTCGGCGGACCGTTGAGCCCGAACACCGACTTCCACACCTGGAAGCGGCTGCTCCGGGATGCCGGTGTCCGGAACGGCCGTCTCCATGACGCTCGCCACACCGCCGCGACCGTGCTCCTGATCCTCGGCGTCCCGGACGTCGTGATCGACTCGATCATGGGTTGGGAGCCCGGGGGAGCGGCCCGGATGCGCGCCCGCTACATGCACGTGACCGGGACCATGCTCCGCAAGGTCGCCCAGCAAGTCGGAGACGCGCTCTGGGTGCTGCCTGGTACCGAGACCGCTGCCGAAAAAACCAACTGA
- a CDS encoding HEPN domain-containing protein — MANSPLNLDEAGEWSGIWWLPDDPDQPIPGILRYSPDDGLVLSLIGAFENRIMSTPSPGLTIFHEGSRNWDVIHGAAEQQEISLIGCYPSDVRRTIGSRVKSPDKQTVVAMTALVGAHVNGEDDAVFSAAEIAVEDLDFWAASSVFEGFLGATDGEIDGTGSISVKPVPTRSVLVAGTEFRLQHQHTLPFFDHRKGGTVGRMHDTAFVRIVPAAPFSLGGAREAASLVQDLVSLATHRAAGVIWLRLEMAEPEPTLLPDGHPAPRRRAEVIYSPTALGRGNAKAVDHNRVFFTCESLPFEEVVPRWHEARGRLKAATSMLLGLRYAPARYVENNLLTAVGAAEVLHRGLRIDEKPFPRADFKAMRDAMLEQVPGRHRERFKGVIRNDPTLRDRLYALAARPDQDAIALLMPDVDRWAERTTRARNDLTHEGRTPNHCTEELIAVVEVTTAVIILNLLHELGLPAERQSEIVRKHPQLRATATTAREWLVSPGSVP, encoded by the coding sequence TTGGCGAATAGCCCGTTGAACCTTGACGAGGCTGGCGAGTGGTCAGGCATCTGGTGGCTACCCGACGACCCAGACCAGCCGATACCAGGTATCCTCCGATATTCGCCGGACGACGGCCTGGTGCTTTCGCTGATTGGTGCGTTCGAGAACCGCATCATGTCGACGCCCTCTCCTGGCCTCACCATTTTCCACGAGGGGAGCCGGAATTGGGACGTCATCCATGGCGCTGCCGAGCAACAGGAGATCTCCCTCATCGGCTGTTACCCGAGCGACGTGAGGCGAACCATCGGTTCACGGGTGAAGAGCCCTGACAAACAAACCGTCGTGGCCATGACCGCCCTCGTCGGAGCGCATGTCAACGGCGAGGATGATGCTGTGTTTTCCGCGGCGGAGATCGCCGTCGAGGACCTCGACTTCTGGGCCGCGTCGTCGGTGTTCGAAGGCTTCCTCGGTGCTACCGATGGCGAGATCGACGGAACTGGGAGCATCTCCGTGAAGCCGGTGCCAACGCGGTCGGTCCTGGTCGCCGGGACCGAATTCCGCCTGCAGCACCAGCACACGCTGCCGTTCTTCGACCACCGCAAAGGCGGCACCGTCGGGCGCATGCACGACACAGCGTTCGTGCGCATCGTCCCAGCCGCCCCATTCTCCCTGGGCGGCGCGCGGGAAGCGGCCAGTCTGGTGCAGGACCTCGTCTCGCTTGCGACCCATCGAGCCGCCGGCGTGATCTGGCTCCGGCTTGAAATGGCGGAGCCGGAGCCCACGCTGCTGCCGGACGGCCACCCCGCGCCAAGGCGACGCGCCGAAGTGATCTACTCGCCTACCGCGCTCGGCAGGGGAAACGCCAAGGCAGTAGACCACAACCGTGTCTTCTTCACGTGTGAATCGCTCCCGTTCGAGGAGGTCGTGCCCCGCTGGCACGAGGCACGCGGCCGGCTGAAGGCAGCTACCAGCATGCTCCTGGGCCTCCGCTACGCCCCGGCCCGCTACGTGGAGAACAATCTCCTGACGGCAGTGGGAGCCGCCGAGGTCCTGCACCGCGGTCTCCGCATCGACGAGAAGCCGTTTCCAAGGGCGGACTTCAAGGCGATGCGCGACGCCATGCTCGAGCAGGTGCCAGGAAGGCACCGGGAGAGGTTCAAGGGAGTCATCCGCAACGACCCAACGCTCCGGGATCGGCTGTACGCCCTCGCCGCGCGCCCCGACCAGGACGCGATCGCGCTGCTCATGCCAGACGTGGACCGGTGGGCCGAAAGGACAACTCGGGCCCGCAACGACCTGACGCACGAGGGAAGGACGCCGAATCACTGCACGGAGGAGCTGATTGCCGTCGTGGAGGTGACCACAGCAGTCATCATTCTCAATCTCTTGCACGAGCTCGGCCTGCCTGCCGAGCGGCAAAGCGAGATCGTGCGGAAGCATCCCCAGCTCAGGGCAACAGCCACCACTGCTCGCGAATGGCTCGTCTCGCCCGGTAGCGTCCCCTGA